The genomic stretch GCACGGCTCGCGGACGGCCGCGATGCATGGGGGAATAAATGCACGAAGAACTAAGCGAGCTTGCCCAGTCGTTGGGCCAGTACATGGCCGAACGCTGTTCGGATGGCTTGCCCGGTCACTTTGGCGATGAGCTCCTCCAGGCCTTCCCGGAGGAAAACCGCCGGAATTTGGGTGTCGCGCTTGCCGAGCTCGAGGCCGAGGGTCTGGTGACCCTGTCGCACGTCATCGGCCCCCACCTGCCTCGCGTCCGCACCACCGTCGAACTCTTCGTCGCTTGCGACGCGGCGATCACCGGGCATGATCCGGTTGAAGATTCGGTGATCCTCGCGCGAATGCTGATAGCCGATCCCGACTTGGGCGGCCGCGCCAGCGACCTGGAAAAGGCCGCTGGATGGGAACGTCGCCGCTTCAATCCGGCCTTCGCACTGGTCATCTCGAATGTCGCGGAAGGCCGCGTGCGAAGCGTCATTCAGAACGACTATCCGTCGGTCGGCGTCCTCATTGCCGATGAGGATGTGGTCCAGTTGCGCCGGTACGTGCAGCGGCATTCGGCATGATCAAGATCACGCACAACGGACGGCCGTTCGACCCGAAGCGGTTTGCCAGGGACATCGAGCGGGCGGCGATCGAGGCCGGGATGAAGGCGATCGAGGAGAGGGCCAGGGGGGCGGCATCGTCGATTTCCGATCCCGAAACCGGACGCCACGCAGACGTGTTCGTGGACCGCCTTCCAGGGAACAGAGTCTCGGTGCGCACCAGCGGCTCGCCGGCTTTCGCGCGCCTGCTTGAGACGCGCCTGGGTGTCGGCGTGGGAGAGGTGGAAGTGATGAGTTCGGAGCATGAAACGAAGCATCCTAAGGTGTATCTGGCGCACGCCACGGAAGACAAAGCCATCGTTCGCCCCCTAGCCGAAGCGCTCATGGCGAACGGCATCGATGTCTGGCTGGACGAGTGGGAGATCGAGCCCGGCGAGAGCCTCCGACAGAAGATGGAGGAGGGGCTGCTCGCCATGACCCACTTCGTCGTTGTGCTTACGCCGGCCGCGCTCGCCAAACCTTGGGTCGGGATGGAGATCGACGTCGGCATGGTCCAGAAGGTCGGCGGCGAGAGCCGCTTCGTTCCATTGCTCGTGGGCGTCGAGCCGAAGGAGCTTCCGCCATTTCTGCGGACGATGCTCGGCGTGAAATTCGATCCCTCGAGTCCGGATCGGGTCAAGGAACTGATCGATCGTCTCCACGGCGTAAGCCGGAAACCTGCGCTGGGTCCGGCGCCCAAGTATGTGCGACCTGCACCCTCCGGCCTGAGCGGCTGGTCTCCGGCCGCGATAGAGATCGGCCGACATCTCGTCATGTCGAGCAAGCACGCAATGCTGCGCGATCCGATCAAGACGCTCGACGAACTGATCGCGGAGACGGGTCTATCCGAAGATGATGCCCGCATCGCGGTGCTCGATCTCAAGAATGCGGGCTATCTGT from Tsuneonella deserti encodes the following:
- a CDS encoding toll/interleukin-1 receptor domain-containing protein, with translation MIKITHNGRPFDPKRFARDIERAAIEAGMKAIEERARGAASSISDPETGRHADVFVDRLPGNRVSVRTSGSPAFARLLETRLGVGVGEVEVMSSEHETKHPKVYLAHATEDKAIVRPLAEALMANGIDVWLDEWEIEPGESLRQKMEEGLLAMTHFVVVLTPAALAKPWVGMEIDVGMVQKVGGESRFVPLLVGVEPKELPPFLRTMLGVKFDPSSPDRVKELIDRLHGVSRKPALGPAPKYVRPAPSGLSGWSPAAIEIGRHLVMSSKHAMLRDPIKTLDELIAETGLSEDDARIAVLDLKNAGYLWEANLRGHYAPERAMFTDFDEEFMPFSPQEDAAIVANRMLEGTERAYETKLLAEELGWEPRRMNSAICYLQRAGAIKDRQALAGGPWRAVQLIRTDETLRFARSRA